One genomic segment of Arachis duranensis cultivar V14167 chromosome 4, aradu.V14167.gnm2.J7QH, whole genome shotgun sequence includes these proteins:
- the LOC127746687 gene encoding LOW QUALITY PROTEIN: uncharacterized protein LOC127746687 (The sequence of the model RefSeq protein was modified relative to this genomic sequence to represent the inferred CDS: inserted 2 bases in 1 codon): protein MEKGSPCMVPTVSKVRGPPILSAMQLKKGFKKGEITYLALLQEESTSEREDVPPKIKEVLEENKDVMPPELPKQLPPRRKVDHKIELESGAKPPASTPYRMALPELEELKKQLKDLLDAGFIRLSKAPYGAPVLFQKKHDGSLRLCIDYRVLNKVTIKNKYPIPLIADLFDQLGIAKWFSKLDLRSGYHQVRIVDGDEPKTTCVTRYRSYEWLVMPFGLTNAPATFCTLMNEIFRPYFDRFVVVYLDDIVVYNNTLEEHVEHLRTMFKILQENNLYVKKEKCSFARDEVHFLGHIIKGGTLCMDQGKVKAIKEWEPPNKVSELRSFLGLANYYQRFIKGYSAKAAPLTDLLKKNHTWEWSKECQKAFDELKAAITEGPVLALPDYSKVFEVHTDASDYAIGGVXHLIAFESRKLNDTERRYTVQEKEMTAVVHCLRTWRHYLLGSHFIVKTDNVATSYFQTQKKLSPKQARWQDFLAEFDFEFEYKSGKTNVVADALSRKAELATISMVEGDIVHTIKKGLHHDPLAKKLVELAREVDRFSKYATFIPTPTDCTTEEAARLFFKNVVKYWGLPKNIISDRDPCFTGRLWTELFKLLGSELHFSTSFHPQTDGQTERVNALLECYLRHFVSANQKDWTKLLDIAQFSYNLQRSESTGKSPFEIVTGQQLLTPHSLPSPYSGKSPGAYHMIKSWEEQADITRSYLDKAAKRMKKWTDKKRRHASYQVGDKVMIKLLSQQFKTFRKVHKGLIHKYKGPFGIIGRVGEVAYKVQLPPSMKIHSVFHVSMLKPYHEDQDKPSRGDLNRAPPVVIRSFDKEIEEILANHVVRRRGIPPSIQYLIKWKGLSITKASWEAREDLWQFQEHLERYHEQNATRTSAH from the exons ATGGAGAAAGGGTCTCCATGCATGGTCCCTACAGTCTCTAAAGTTAGAGGACCCCCGATACTCTCTGCTATGCAACTCAAGAAAGGGTTCAAGAAGGGAGAGATTACATATTTGGCTCTATTACAAGAGGAGTCAACATCTGAAAGAGAAGACGTTCCTCCCAAAATCAAGGAAGTccttgaagaaaataaagatgtgATGCCTCCTGAGTTGCCAAAACAACTACCACCTAGGAGGAAGGTGGACCACAAGATTGAATTGGAGTCAGGAGCAAAGCCGCCTGCCTCAACACCTTATAGGATGGCACTGCCAGAACTTGAAGAGTTGAAGAAGCAACTCAAGGATTTGCTAGATGCTGGATTCATTCGTCTATCAAAGGCACCTTATGGCGCACCCGTTTTGTTCCAAAAGAAGCATGATGGTTCATTGAGACTATGCATCGACTATCGAGTACTGAACAAGGTAACCATCAAGAACAAATACCCCATTCCTTTGATAGCCGATTTGTTTGATCAACTTGGTATAGCCAAGTGGTTCTCAAAGCTAGATTTGAGGTCAGGATATCACCAAGTGAGAATTGTTGATGGTGATGAGCCTAAGACCACGTGTGTCACGAGGTATAGATCGTATGAGTGGTTGGTAATGCCTTTTGGCTTGACCAATGCTCCTGCGACCTTCTGTACCTTGATGAACGAGATCTTTCGACCTTACTTTGATCGGTTTGTAGTGGTCTACTTGGATGACATTGTTGTCTATAACAATACTTTGGAGGAACATGTAGAACACTTACGAACCATGTTCAAGATCTTGCAAGAGAATAACCTATATgtgaagaaggaaaagtgtTCCTTTGCAAGGGACGAAGTCCACTTCTTGGGACACATCATTAAAGGTGGAACTCTCTGCATGGATCAAGGAAAGGTGAAGGCTATCAAAGAGTGGGAGCCGCCAAATAAGGTATCTGAATTGAGGTCATTCCTTGGGTTGGCCAATTACTATCAGAGGTTTATCAAGGGATACTCTGCCAAGGCTGCACCATTAACTGATCTTCTCAAGAAGAATCACACTTGGGAATGgtcaaaggagtgtcaaaaggCCTTTGATGAGTTGAAGGCTGCTATCACAGAAGGTCCAGTACTAGCACTACCCGACTACTCAAAGGTGTTTGAAGTCCACACTGATGCTTCTGACTACGCTATTGGAGGAGT ACATCTGATTGCCTTTGAGAGTCGTAAGTTGAATGATACAGAGAGGCGATACACCgtccaagagaaggagatgaccGCGGTAGTGCATTGTTTGAGAACTTGGCGTCACTACTTGCTTGGTTCACACTTTATCGTCAAGACAGATAATGTGGCTACAAGCTATTTTCAAACTCAAAAGAAGTTGAGCCCCAAACAAGCTAGGTGGCAGGACTTCTTGGCTgagtttgattttgagtttGAATACAAGTCAGGCAAGACTAATGTGGTAGCAGATGCGCTGAGTCGCAAGGCTGAATTGGCGACCATTTCTATGGTTGAAGGAGATATTGTGCACACCATCAAGAAAGGGTTGCATCACGATCCATTAGCCAAGAAGTTGGTGGAGTTGGCTAGAGAAG TGGATCGATTTTCGAAGTATGCTACCTTTATACCCACCCCTACTGACTGCACTACAGAGGAGGCAGCACGACTATTCTTCAAGAATGTGGTGAAATATTGGGGATTGCCTAAGAACATCATTAGTGATCGAGATCCATGCTTCACAGGACGACTATGGACAGAGCTGTTCAAACTCCTTGGGTCGGAGCTTCATTTTTCAACAAGCTTCCATCCTCAAACCGATGGACAGACTGAGAGAGTGAATGCCTTACTCGAGTGTTACTTGAGACATTTTGTAAGCGCTAATCAGAAAGATTGGACAAAACTCCTCGACATTGCTCAGTTCTCATATAATTTGCAAAGGAGTGAGTCTACAGGGAAGAGTCCGTTCGAGATTGTGACTGGACAACAACTACTTACACCTCACTCTCTTCCTTCCCCTTACTCAGGGAAGAGCCCTggagcttatcatatgattaagTCTTGGGAAGAACAAGCAGATATCACTCGTTCTTACCTCGACAAAGCTGCAAAAAGGATGAAGAAATGGACAGATAAGAAGAGGAGgcatgcaagctatcaagtGGGAGACAAGGTAATGATCAAACTTCTTTCACAACAATTCAAAACCTTTCGCAAGGTTCATAAAGGCTTAATCCATAAATACAAAGGGCCATTTGGGATCATTGGACGTGTTGGAGAAGTTGCTTACAAAGTACAACTCCCTCCCTCTATGAAGATCCACTCGGTCTTCCATGTGAGTATGCTTAAACCATATCACGAAGACCAAGATAAACCGAGTAGAGGTGATTTGAATCGTGCTCCACCTGTGGTGATTAGATCCTTTGATAAAGAAATCGAAGAGATCTTAGCTAATCACGTCGTGCGACGAAGAGGAATACCACCAAGTATCCAATACTTGATCAAGTGGAAAGGACTTTCGATAACTAAAGCTAGTTGGGAAGCTCGTGAAGATCTGTGGCAATTCCAAGAACACCTAGAGCGCTATCATGAACAGAACGCGACGAGGACGTCTGCGCATTAG